In the genome of Natronomonas salina, the window ACCATCTCCGTCTCCCCGTCGCTGCCGCTGGCGCTCCCGACCGGGTCGGCGACGGTCGCCGTCGAACGCGACGGCGAACCGGTCCCGAACGCCACCGTCGCGATGGGCGGCGAGGCGGTCGGCGAGACCGCCCCGGACGGGACGCTCGACGTCGATCTACCGTTCGCCAATAGCGCGACGGTCGCCGCCAGCGCAGGGGACGCGACCGGCGAGACGACCGTCGAGGACCTCTACCGGAACCTGGCGCTGGCCGGCGGGACGGGGCTGCTCGTCCTCCTCGCCGGCTTCGCCGCCGCGTACCGCCGCGGTCTCACGCCGCGGGTGCTCGCCGAACTGGCGCGACGCGGGGCCGTCCGGACGGTCCGGGCCGTCGTCGCCGCCCTCGTCGGCCTCGCCGGCGCCGCCGCCGCCGGTCTCGCGACGCTCGTCGGGTGGGGCCATCGGGCGGTCGAGCTCCTCGGACGGGGAGCCGAAGGCGCGAGAGAACTCCTCGAGTCGGTCCGTGCTGGTGCGGTCTCCGCAGTCGAGCGCGCGGCAGCCCTCCTCCGCGAAGTGCCGCGGCGACTCCACCCCCACGCGATACTCGATTCCCTCCGCGACCTCCGCCGGACGGCGACGGCGTCGGTCGCTGCCGCGCGTGCCGAGACACTGGGCGCGACCTCCGACCCGGTCGACGACGACGTCCCGACCGTCCGGGAGGCCTGGGCCGAACTCCGGACCCACGTCACGGTGGCCTCCTGGCACACCTCGACGCCCGGCGAGATCGCCCGCTGGGCGGTCGCCCGGGACGGCCTCCCGAGCGACGCCGTCGACACGCTGCGGGACGCATTCCGCGAGGTCGAGTACGGCGCCCGCTCCCCGGACGACCTCGCGCCGGCGGCCCGGGAGGCCCTCGACGAGATCCGCGCGACCCGGTCCGACGAGGGGGGTGAGCAGTCGTGACGCGCGTCGGCCGCGCCGCGGTCGCGCTCGTCGGCCTCGCGACCGTCGGGTTCGCCACCGCGCTCGTACTCGCGCCGGACCGTGTCGACGCCGCACTCCCCGTCGCTGCGCTCGCGGCGGCGACCCCGCTCTCGGAGGGCGGCCTCCGCGCCGCCGCGTTCGGCCTCGTCGGCGTCGCCTGCCTCCTGTGGGTGGCGTGGACCGCCGCCCCGGACCGGGTGCAACCGCTCCCGGAGGGGCCGTTTTCGGAGCCCGATTCGGACTTCCGGGCGCTCCGCGAGGACCCCCCGGAGCACGCGAGGGCCGCGGCTCGCGTCGGCGACCGCTTCGACCACCGGCTCGCCCGGACGGCCGACGGCGCGACGCTGGGCCTCGAGGACGCCGACGAGGTGCGCGACGACATCCGCGCGCTCGCCGTCGACGTCGTCGCCCGCGAGTCGAACTGCCCGGCGGACGTCGCCCGGGAACGGGTCGACGCCGGCGAGTGGACCGACGACCCCGTCGCCGCCGCCTACGTCGCCGATCGGGAGGCGAGCCTGCCGTTCTACCGCCGCCTGCTCGCCTGGCTCCGGCCGTGGCGGACGACCGTCCGGCGCGTCGAGGCCGCCGTAGATGCCGTCGAGGGCCGCCGCTCCGGCGGTGGTGAGCGCTGATGGAGTACCGCGACGACGACCGGTTCGACGCGGCGGTGTTCGCGGCGGTCGCCCTGGTCGTCTGCGGCGCCGTCCTCGGCGAGCCGACGCTGTTCGTCGCCGCGGCGGTGCCGGTCGTCTACATCGCCGTCGGCGCGCTCACCCGGCCGCCGTCGGCCGACGCGCTGGCGGTCGAGCGGTCGTTCGACCCGGAGACGCCGGCGCCGGGCCAGCGGACCGAGGTCACCCTGACGGTCCGCAACGAGGGCGAGCGCACCCTCCCCGACGTCCGCGTCGTCGACCGGCTGCCGTCGCACGTCCCCGTCGTCGAGGGGTCGCCGCGCGGCTGCCTGTCGGTGCGCCCCGGCGAACGCGACTCGATCAGCTACACCGTCGTCGCCAGCCAGGGCGACTACGAGTTCGAGCCGCCGCTGGTCCGGCTCCGGCCGCTGCCGGGGGTCGGCGAGGCCACGGGTCGCCCCGCCGTCGAGGGCGAGACCGCGCTGCGCTGCAGTCGAGGCATCGGCGAGGTGCCGCAGGTGCAGGGCGCCCTCCGGAAGGTCGGAACCCAGCCGACCGACCGTGCGGGCCCCGGCCTGGAGTTCCACTCCGTCCGCGAGTACCGCCAGGGCGACGACGTCAGCCGCGTCGACTGGCGCCGCCTCGCGAAGACCGGCGACCTCTCGACGGTCAACTACCGGGAGACCCACGCCTCGAAGACGGTCGTCGTCGCCGACGGCCGCGCGCCGGGGCGGGTCGCCCGCGACGATGGCCACCCGACGGGCGCGGAGCTGTCGGCCTACGCCGCCGACCGGGCCGTCGACGGCCTCCTCTCGGCCGGCAATCGGGTGGGACTCGTCGCCCTCGGCGTCCCCGCGACCGCCGTCGACGCCGCGCTCCCGAGCGACCGGGCCGACCGACCCTGGGTCCCCGTCGGCGACGACGCGGCGACCCGGACCCGCGTCGACGCGGTGCTGGACGCCGTCGTCGCCGCGAGCCAGGCCAGCGGCGGCGCTTCTCGGGAGACGGCCGCCGACGGCGGCAACTCGGGGGACGTGACCCTCCGCGAGCGCCTCCCCGCGAACGCCGACGTCGTCCTCGCGACGCCCGTCCTCGACGACGCGCCGGTCGACCTCGTCGACGAACTGTCGGCGGCCGGCCATCACGTCGTCGCGCTCTGCCCGGACGTCACCGGCCCGGCGACCCCGGGCTCGCGGGTCGCCGGGCTCGAACGCGACCTCCGGGTCGAGCGGCTCCGCGAGGCCGGCGCGACCGTCGTCGACTGGGACACCGAGCGCCCATTGGCGCTCGCCCTGGAGGGGTCGACGTGAGCGTCGACGACCGGCGGCTGCCGGAGACCAACTGGCGGCCGACGCGGACCGCCACCGCGGCGAGCGCCCTGCTCGCGGTGGGCGGAACGCTCTTGCTCGCCTCGCTCGCCGACGCGGCCCTGCCGGCGGTGCTTGGGCTCGTCGCCGGCGGCTGTCTGGCCGGCGCCGTCTGGACCACCGCGGTCGCCGAACGCCGCGTCGCGACGCTGGCGACCGGCGCCCTCGCGACCGTCGGCGGGCTCGGCCTGCTCGCGGCCGCCGTCGCGGCGGCCCTCGGGCAGCTCGGGTGGTCGCCGTCGCCGCCGCTCCCGCCGCTGTCGTTCGCCCCCTTCGCGTTCGCCCTCGCGGGCGCCGTCACCGGGTTCGGCGCGCTCGGGGCGGTCTGGGGCGTCGCGCCCGGCGACGACGCCGGCACCGCCGCCGGCCGGCTGTTCGTCGCCGCGCTCCTCCCGATGGCCGTCCTGGTGCTCGACCGCTGGGACCCGCCGACGGAGACGGTCCGCGAGTGGGCCGTCGTCGTCGCGGACCTCGTCCTCTCCCGCACCCCCGCGGCCGTCGAGGCCGGGATGTCGGTACCGCGGACCGGCGGCTTCCTCCTACTGGGCGCAATCGCCGCAATCGCGGTCAGGACCTCGCTCGGGAGCCTCCCGCTGGCCGAACTCGCCGACGAGACCAGCCGGGACGACGTCGCGAGCGCGGTCGGCCGCTCGCGCTCGGTGCTCGCGTCGCTGGCCGGGGTCTGCGCCGCCCTCAGCGTCGTCCCGGTCGCGCTCGGGCCGGAGGCCTACGAGGGCCTGCCGCCGGGGATACACGGCGCGCTGCTCGCAGTCACCACGTCGACGGGACTCAGGTGGCTCCTCGTCGTCGTCACCCTCGGCGGCGTCTGTGCGGCCGCGGTCCCGCGGCTCGTCCGGGCCGCCGCCTCGGAGCGGTTCCGCCCGGACCGAGTCCCGGTCGCCTCCCTGGGCGCGGGGGCGGTCCTGGTCACCGTCGTCTTCGCGGCGCACGGCCGACTGGCGTCGGTCGCGCTCGACCGGGCGGGCGAGGGCGCCGGCCGGGCCCTCCTGGGGCCGCTCCTCGAGTCGGTCGGGTCCTTCGCGCTCGTCCTCGGCGTCGTCACGTTCGGGTTGCTGCTCGCGACGCTGGTGTTGCTCGGCGTCCGGACGCTGGGCGGGCTCAGACTGCTCGACGAGACGGCCGGCGTCCAGCTCGCCAGCGCTGGCGTGCTCTGCGCCGCCGTCGCCGCGGCCGTCGCGGACCTCCACGTCGCGCTCGTCGTGGGAGGCGTCGCCGCGAGCCTGCTGGCGTGGGACCTCGGGGAGTTCGCGGCGACGCTCGGCGGGGAGATCGGGCGGGCCGGGACCACCCGACGCGGCGAGTTCGTCCACGCGGCGAGCGGCGGACTCCTGGCCGCCGTCGCGGGGCTGGTGGCCCTCGGCGTCGATAGGGCCGTCGCGGGGGTCCCCGCGGTGCCGACGCCCCTCGCGGTCGTGGTCGTGGCGTCGGCCGTCGTCGGGACGGTCCTGCTGTTCGTGGTCAGTCGCTGACGACGCTCGGTCGCCGTCGCCGACCGACGGCAGCTCCGCTCCGCGGTGCAGCGTCGTGAGAAGGGCTCGTTTTCGGCTGGAACGACCGCTGGACAGCCGCCGTACGCGTCGGCGTCAGTTCCCGGCGGTCGCGACCGCCGGCACCTCGACGCGGTCGAGGACGGCCGCGACAACCGCTTCGCGGGAGACGTCCCGGACGGTCGCCTCCGAGGTGAGCACGAGCCGGTGGGTGAACGCCTGGCGGACGACCGCCTTCACGTCGTCGGGGACGACGTAGTCGCGGCCCGCGACGACGGCGCGGGCCCGGGACGCCTCGAACAGCCGCTGGACGCCGCGCGGCGAGACGCCGACGTCGACGCGGTCGTCCTCGCGGGTGGCGTGGCCGAGCTCGACGACGTAGTCGCGGATCTGGTCGTCGACGCGGACGGTCTCCGGGACCGCCTGGAGGGCGGGCACGTCGTCGCCCTCGACGACGGTCCGGGGCTCCGGCGTCCGCGCGGTCCGGTCGGCCCGGCGGTCGAGGATGGTCCGTGCGCCCTCGAAGTCCGGGTAGCCGAGTTCGGTCTTCAGGATGAAGCGGTCGCGCTGGGCCTCCGGCAGCGCGAAGGTCCCCTCCTGCTCGACGGGGTTCTGCGTCGCGATGACGAAGAACGGCTCCGGCAGGTCGTAGGTCGTCCCGTCGGCGGAGACCTGCCCCTCCGACATCGCCTCGAGCAGCGCGGCCTGGGTCTTCGGCGGCGCCCGGTTGATCTCGTCGGCCAGCACCACGTTCGCGAACACCGGCCCCTCGGCGAACTCGAACTCGCCGGCCTCCTCGCGGTAGACGTGCGAGCCGGTGATGTCGCCGGGCAGCAGGTCCGGCGTGAACTGGATGCGGTTGAAGGACAGCCCCAGCGCGGTCGCGAAGCTCTGTGCGGTCAGCGTCTTCCCCGTCCCGGGGACGTCCTCCAGGAGGACGTGGCCCCGCGAGAGGACGCCGGTGAGCACGGTCTCGAGGACGCGCCGGTCGGCGACGACCGACTCCTCGACCGCGTCGACGACGTCGGCGCAGACCGCCGACGCCTCTGATACGTTCATACGGACGGCACCCGCCGCGTCCTCTTCAATATGGTCGCGGGCTCACGATGAGAAACGGCGCAGAGAGTCCTTTACGCCGCAGACCGAACGGATGGAACGGATGGGGATCTCAGGGAGCGTCCTCGTCGTCCTCGAGGAGTCGCTCCCGAGCCCGATCGATGCCGCCCGCGACGCCGTTGTCGAAGAACAGCACCACGATCAGGATGAGGACCCCGAAGGAGAACTCCCAGTACTCCTCCAGCAGGGGGGAACCGGCTGATTCCCCAGCGGAGGTACTCGTAGCTGAACGCGCCGGCGACCGGACCGATGAACGACAGCGGTCCGCCGATGACGGTCATGATGACCGGCGCCGCCGAGGCCGTCCAGTAGGCGTGGGTCTGGGGGTTGACGTTCCCCTGGAGGACGACGAGCATCGCCCCCGCCAGCCCCGAGAACAGCCCCGAGAGGATGAACGTCATCCAGCGGTGGTAGGAGACGTCGACGCCGACGGCGCGGGCGCGCTCGGGGTTCTCCCGGATCGCCTTACAGACCATCCCGAACGGGGACTGGACGATCCGCCAGAGCGCGTAGATGCTGGCGACGAACACGAACACCGTCAGGAGGTAGTACGCCACCGGGTTCGTGAGGTCCACGAGCGGGAACTCGAAGCCCAGAAGCGACACCTCGCCGGGGATGAACGTCAGCCCGTCGGACTGGTTCGTGAAGTTCCCGTCGCCGATTCCCAGCGCTCCCATGATCTGCCCGGGGACGTCCTGGTTCGCGAGCGAGTAGATCGCCATGCTGAACGACAGCGTGATGAGCGCGAAGTAGATCTCCTCGAGTCGGACGGCGAGGTAGCCGATGAACACGGCGAAGACGCCGGCGACGACGACCCCGATCACGAGGGCGAGCGCCCACGTTCCGAGCGGCGCGACGCCGCCGAGGAAGTCGAGGTTCGGTCCGATCACGGTGAACACCTTCGCGGCCCCGTAGCCGGCGACGGCGATGAACATGGCGTGACCGAACGACAGCAACCCGGTGTACCCGTACAGCAGGTTGAACGCGGTCGCGAAGATGGCGAAGATCAGTGTCTCGTTGAGCAGCGATAGGTGGTACCCAGAGAGGTGCCCCGCGAAGAGCAACCGGAACACCAGCGGCATCAGCAACAGGACCAGCGTCGCCACTGCCAGCAGCGTCTTCGGGTCCTCGTCGGTCAACAGCCGTCTGCGGATGCTCAGGCTCATCGACGGTTCAGACGCCCGGGGGCAGGTCGGTGCCGGAGAGCAGGTCCTCGGCCGTGCTCCGGTCGATCGAGTACGTCTCCGTGTTGGTCAGCCCGACGCCGTCGTACGGGACGTCCGCGTCCATCGACGTCTCGCCGATGACTGTCTCCGTGGTCGCCTGGTGGCTGTCCTCGTCGAGCGTGAAGGTCCCGTGCGGGCCGGTGTGCTCCATGCCCTCCATCTCGGAGACGACGTCGTCGGGGTCGGTGCTGCCCGCCGCCTCCATCGCCTCCTTGTAGATGTACACGGCGGAGTACGAACTGCCGCCGGTGAAGGACGGGTACGGGATGACGTCGGAGCCCTCGTACTCGTCGGCGTAGGCCTCGAGGAACGCCGTGTTCTCCTCGTTGTCGAACGCCGAGGGCCAGTACCACCCGGAGTAGTGCAGCCCCTCGGGCATGTTGTCGCCGAGGGCCGCGAACCCGTTGGGGTCGGCGCCGATGGTGTCGAAGACGTCGTCGACCTGGTCGAACAGCCCCTGCTCGTTGGCCTGCTGGACGAAGGTGACGACGTCGGCGCCCCAGAAGCTCGTGAACAGGAGGTCGGGGTCGGCGTTCATCACCTGGTTGATCTGCGGCGTCATGTCGCTGGCGCCCAGCTCCGGGAACGCCGACCCGACGTACTCGTGACCGGCGCCGAGTCCGTCGGAGTACGCCTGGAAGTAATCCCAGCACTGCTGGCCGTAGGCGTAGTCCGGCCCCAGGTTGGCGATGCGGGCGGAGCCGTAGTTGTCGTCGATCCACTTCGCGATGGCGTAGGTGTTGGTGGACGTGTTCGGGTTCGTCCGGAAGAGGTTCGGCACGACCGCGGCCGTCCCCTCGTCGGCGTAGTAGTCGCCGTAGGTGTCGACGTCCGGCTCCGTGAGGAACGGCGTCCCGATGTCGGTGAGCGTGAACGGCACGCCCAGTTGCTCGATGACCGGCCCGGAGTTCAGCGCCTCGCCTGAGGAGGTCAGCCCCATCATGACGTCGGCGTTCTCCTCCTGGACCAGGCTCCGGATCTGCGACTGCGGGTCGTCGCCGTGGTCGCGGAAGAAGCTCTCCACGTCGCGGTCGAGGATGCCGCCGTCGTCGTTGATCTCGTTGATAGCGACCTCCGCGGCCGCACGGGAGGACGCCCCCAGCTGCTCTGCCAGTCCCGACAGCAGGTAGACGCCGCCGATCGTGATCGGCCCCTCGTCGTCGTTGCCGCCGATGCACCCGGCGAACGCCGCGGTCGCACCCGCGCCGGCGGCGGTCAGGAAGCGCCGCCTGCGGACCCTCGGTGTTCGTCCACTCGTTCCCGTTCCCGAACCATCCGTGTCCTTGTCTAACATGGACTCCCGAGACCTTGGGCCCTCTTTGATATAATTATGCGGGTTGATATACAAACAACCCAAAATAATGACATCTAGGATTGACGGCGAATATCCGCGACAGGGGCAGAAATCTGCCTCCTGGGCGAAAGGTTTAATCTATTTCTGACAATGTGGTTTGTTATGTCGACACACTCTCTGGTCTTCGAGCAGATCATCACCGGGATCAGCATCGGGAGCCGGCTGTTCCTGGTCGCGGTCGGCCTCAGCCTGATCTTCGGGGTGCTCGACGTCCTCAACTTCACCCACGGCGTCCTCTACATGCTCGGCGCCTACGTGGCCATCGTGGCCGTCGAGAGCACCGTCGGGAGCTTCCTGCTCGGGATCGTCGCCGCGATCTTCGTCGTCGCCATCGTCGGCGGCGTCCTCGAGGCCGTCTTCATCCGGCGGCTCTACGGCCGCGAGGAGGAGGTCCTCGACCAGCTGCTGTTGACCTTCGCGTTCGTGCTGATCATCACGGACGCCGTCCGGGCCATCTTCGGCTCGCAGGCCCGGCTGATCAGCGCGCCGGACGCCCTGACCGGGTCCATCCCGCTGGGAGCGGGCCTCTCCATCCCGACCTACCGCGCGTTCGTCATCCTGATGGCGCTGCTCGTGCTGGGCGCCATCCTCGCGGTGCTCCGGTACACGAACGTCGGGCGCATCGTCCGGGCGACCTCCAGCGACCGCGAGATGGCCCGGCTGCTCGGCATCAACGTCCCGAAGCTGTACACGGGCGTGTTCGTGGTCGGGGCGGCGCTGGCGGGTCTCGGCGGGGCGCTCGCGGCGCCGCTGCAGTCCGTCTCGCCCTCTCTCGGCAACTCGGTGATCGTCGAGGCGTTCGTCGTCGTCGTCATCGGCGGCCTCGGCTCCTTCTTCGGCGCGTTCGTCGGCGCGATGATCATCGGGTTGCTGATCGCGCTCGGCAGCGGCGTGGCGGGCGCCGGCGACCTGTTCCCGTTCCTGGCGATGATCGTCGTACTCGTCTGGCGGCCGACCGGCCTGTTCGGGGGTGCCGAGGCATGACGGACGTCCTGGAGACGGAGGGCCTCACCAAGAAGTTCGGTCGACTCGTCGCCGTCGACGACGTGAGCGTCACGATCGACTCCGACGACATCACGAGCATCATCGGCCCGAACGGCGCCGGCAAGACCAGCTTCTACAACCTGTTGGCCGGCCAGTACGAGCCGACGGAGGGGACGGTCCGGATCCGCCCGCGGGACGGCGACGAACTCGTGGACGTGACCGGGAAACCGCCCCACGAGATCAACCGGCTGGGGCTCTCCCGGGCGTTCCAGATCAACAACGTCTTCGAGGGACTCTCGGTCGTAGACAACGTGCGGATCGCCCGCATCAGCCGGGAGGGACGGACGCTCGACATCCGCTCGCTGGCCAGGGACGACACGGAACTGACCGAACGGGCCCACGAGATCCTCGAGTTGACGAACCTCGAGGAGGTCGCCCACGAGCAGTGCGAGAACCTCTCGCACGGCGACGTCCGGAAGGTCGAGATCGCCGTCGCGCTGGGGACCGACCCGTCGGTCGTCCTCCTCGACGAGCCCACCGCGGGGATGAACCCGACCGAGACCGAGCGGATGGTCGAACTCGTCCGGAGCCTCGACGAGACGACCGACACCACCTTCGTCCTGACCGAACACGACATGGACGTCGTCCTCGGCATCTCGGACCGCATCCTCGTCCTCGACAACGGCGAACTCATCGCCCAGGGGACGCCCGACGAGGTGATGGCCGACGAGCGCGTCCGGAAGGCGTACCTGGGAATCGACGACTCGGACGGCGCCGCGGCGAACGACGGGGCGGAGACCGGCCGGGGTGAGGAGGCGTGAGCGTCCTCGAACTCTCGGACGTGAACGCCTACTACGGCAACAGCCACGTCCTGTTCGACCTCGCGATGTCGATTCAGGAGAACGAGGTCGTGACGCTCCTGGGGCGGAACGGCGCCGGGAAGACGACGACGCTCCGGACGATCACCGGGACGGTGCCGCGACGGGAGGGCAGCATCGAGTACCGGGGGGAGGACATCAGCGGGGCGTCCGTCGAGTCGATCAGCAGACGCGGCGTCAAGCTCGTCCCCGAGGAGCGCCGGGTCTTTCCGACGCTGACGGTCATGGAGAACATCCAGCTCGCCCACGACCTCGCCGCCGACCCCCGGGCGGTCGAGGAGATGTTCGACATCTTCCCGGTGCTGGACGACCTGCGGAAGAACCGGGGACAGAACCTCTCCGGCGGCGAACAGCAGATGCTCTCGGTGGCGAGGGCGCTGGTCCAGAACCCCGACCTGCTGTTGCTCGACGAGCCGACCGAGGGGCTCGCGCCGGTCATCGTCGAGGACCTCCGGGAGGTGCTGGGGGACGTCGTCGAGCGGGACGTCACCGTCCTGATGACGGAGCAGAACGTCGAGTTCGCCCTCGACCTCGGCGAGCGGGCCTACATCATCGACAAGGGGTCGAACGTCTGGGAGGGGTCGGTCGACGACCTCCAGGAGCGCGACGACCTGCTGGACGAGTACCTCTCCGTCGGCGCCCAGGAAGCCGACTGACGGGTTCTCCGTCCCAGAAGGGATTTCGGTCAGTCACGCCGCTCACGCGTCCAGAAGCGGCGGATCGATTCTACCTCGCGAGCGCAGAAAACGCGACGGGAACCTACGCTTCGACGGCGAGGCCGGCGCGCTCCAGGGCGTCCGCCGCGCCGACGTCGTC includes:
- a CDS encoding DUF7269 family protein, yielding MTRVGRAAVALVGLATVGFATALVLAPDRVDAALPVAALAAATPLSEGGLRAAAFGLVGVACLLWVAWTAAPDRVQPLPEGPFSEPDSDFRALREDPPEHARAAARVGDRFDHRLARTADGATLGLEDADEVRDDIRALAVDVVARESNCPADVARERVDAGEWTDDPVAAAYVADREASLPFYRRLLAWLRPWRTTVRRVEAAVDAVEGRRSGGGER
- a CDS encoding DUF58 domain-containing protein; amino-acid sequence: MEYRDDDRFDAAVFAAVALVVCGAVLGEPTLFVAAAVPVVYIAVGALTRPPSADALAVERSFDPETPAPGQRTEVTLTVRNEGERTLPDVRVVDRLPSHVPVVEGSPRGCLSVRPGERDSISYTVVASQGDYEFEPPLVRLRPLPGVGEATGRPAVEGETALRCSRGIGEVPQVQGALRKVGTQPTDRAGPGLEFHSVREYRQGDDVSRVDWRRLAKTGDLSTVNYRETHASKTVVVADGRAPGRVARDDGHPTGAELSAYAADRAVDGLLSAGNRVGLVALGVPATAVDAALPSDRADRPWVPVGDDAATRTRVDAVLDAVVAASQASGGASRETAADGGNSGDVTLRERLPANADVVLATPVLDDAPVDLVDELSAAGHHVVALCPDVTGPATPGSRVAGLERDLRVERLREAGATVVDWDTERPLALALEGST
- a CDS encoding DUF7519 family protein, which produces MSVDDRRLPETNWRPTRTATAASALLAVGGTLLLASLADAALPAVLGLVAGGCLAGAVWTTAVAERRVATLATGALATVGGLGLLAAAVAAALGQLGWSPSPPLPPLSFAPFAFALAGAVTGFGALGAVWGVAPGDDAGTAAGRLFVAALLPMAVLVLDRWDPPTETVREWAVVVADLVLSRTPAAVEAGMSVPRTGGFLLLGAIAAIAVRTSLGSLPLAELADETSRDDVASAVGRSRSVLASLAGVCAALSVVPVALGPEAYEGLPPGIHGALLAVTTSTGLRWLLVVVTLGGVCAAAVPRLVRAAASERFRPDRVPVASLGAGAVLVTVVFAAHGRLASVALDRAGEGAGRALLGPLLESVGSFALVLGVVTFGLLLATLVLLGVRTLGGLRLLDETAGVQLASAGVLCAAVAAAVADLHVALVVGGVAASLLAWDLGEFAATLGGEIGRAGTTRRGEFVHAASGGLLAAVAGLVALGVDRAVAGVPAVPTPLAVVVVASAVVGTVLLFVVSR
- a CDS encoding AAA family ATPase, whose amino-acid sequence is MNVSEASAVCADVVDAVEESVVADRRVLETVLTGVLSRGHVLLEDVPGTGKTLTAQSFATALGLSFNRIQFTPDLLPGDITGSHVYREEAGEFEFAEGPVFANVVLADEINRAPPKTQAALLEAMSEGQVSADGTTYDLPEPFFVIATQNPVEQEGTFALPEAQRDRFILKTELGYPDFEGARTILDRRADRTARTPEPRTVVEGDDVPALQAVPETVRVDDQIRDYVVELGHATREDDRVDVGVSPRGVQRLFEASRARAVVAGRDYVVPDDVKAVVRQAFTHRLVLTSEATVRDVSREAVVAAVLDRVEVPAVATAGN
- a CDS encoding branched-chain amino acid ABC transporter permease codes for the protein MSLSIRRRLLTDEDPKTLLAVATLVLLLMPLVFRLLFAGHLSGYHLSLLNETLIFAIFATAFNLLYGYTGLLSFGHAMFIAVAGYGAAKVFTVIGPNLDFLGGVAPLGTWALALVIGVVVAGVFAVFIGYLAVRLEEIYFALITLSFSMAIYSLANQDVPGQIMGALGIGDGNFTNQSDGLTFIPGEVSLLGFEFPLVDLTNPVAYYLLTVFVFVASIYALWRIVQSPFGMVCKAIRENPERARAVGVDVSYHRWMTFILSGLFSGLAGAMLVVLQGNVNPQTHAYWTASAAPVIMTVIGGPLSFIGPVAGAFSYEYLRWGISRFPPAGGVLGVLLRGPHPDRGAVLRQRRRGRHRSGSGATPRGRRGRSLRSPSVPSVRSAA
- a CDS encoding ABC transporter substrate-binding protein → MLDKDTDGSGTGTSGRTPRVRRRRFLTAAGAGATAAFAGCIGGNDDEGPITIGGVYLLSGLAEQLGASSRAAAEVAINEINDDGGILDRDVESFFRDHGDDPQSQIRSLVQEENADVMMGLTSSGEALNSGPVIEQLGVPFTLTDIGTPFLTEPDVDTYGDYYADEGTAAVVPNLFRTNPNTSTNTYAIAKWIDDNYGSARIANLGPDYAYGQQCWDYFQAYSDGLGAGHEYVGSAFPELGASDMTPQINQVMNADPDLLFTSFWGADVVTFVQQANEQGLFDQVDDVFDTIGADPNGFAALGDNMPEGLHYSGWYWPSAFDNEENTAFLEAYADEYEGSDVIPYPSFTGGSSYSAVYIYKEAMEAAGSTDPDDVVSEMEGMEHTGPHGTFTLDEDSHQATTETVIGETSMDADVPYDGVGLTNTETYSIDRSTAEDLLSGTDLPPGV
- a CDS encoding branched-chain amino acid ABC transporter permease, encoding MSTHSLVFEQIITGISIGSRLFLVAVGLSLIFGVLDVLNFTHGVLYMLGAYVAIVAVESTVGSFLLGIVAAIFVVAIVGGVLEAVFIRRLYGREEEVLDQLLLTFAFVLIITDAVRAIFGSQARLISAPDALTGSIPLGAGLSIPTYRAFVILMALLVLGAILAVLRYTNVGRIVRATSSDREMARLLGINVPKLYTGVFVVGAALAGLGGALAAPLQSVSPSLGNSVIVEAFVVVVIGGLGSFFGAFVGAMIIGLLIALGSGVAGAGDLFPFLAMIVVLVWRPTGLFGGAEA
- a CDS encoding ABC transporter ATP-binding protein; the protein is MTDVLETEGLTKKFGRLVAVDDVSVTIDSDDITSIIGPNGAGKTSFYNLLAGQYEPTEGTVRIRPRDGDELVDVTGKPPHEINRLGLSRAFQINNVFEGLSVVDNVRIARISREGRTLDIRSLARDDTELTERAHEILELTNLEEVAHEQCENLSHGDVRKVEIAVALGTDPSVVLLDEPTAGMNPTETERMVELVRSLDETTDTTFVLTEHDMDVVLGISDRILVLDNGELIAQGTPDEVMADERVRKAYLGIDDSDGAAANDGAETGRGEEA
- a CDS encoding ABC transporter ATP-binding protein, with protein sequence MSVLELSDVNAYYGNSHVLFDLAMSIQENEVVTLLGRNGAGKTTTLRTITGTVPRREGSIEYRGEDISGASVESISRRGVKLVPEERRVFPTLTVMENIQLAHDLAADPRAVEEMFDIFPVLDDLRKNRGQNLSGGEQQMLSVARALVQNPDLLLLDEPTEGLAPVIVEDLREVLGDVVERDVTVLMTEQNVEFALDLGERAYIIDKGSNVWEGSVDDLQERDDLLDEYLSVGAQEAD